The following proteins come from a genomic window of Bacillota bacterium:
- a CDS encoding insulinase family protein, protein MLKEENAERLCSFNNIEVYYIPVRKFKTITISFFFIDTLSKDTVSKNALVPAVLRRGCKSYPTMSDISLRLEELYGGSFDCGVAKKGEYHVIYFHTECIAEKYVADMKDFFKKPFELIVDIITSPVIENGIFKREYVVQEKESLKRLIERRVNDKVQYAIERCFEEMCKDEPFGIYDYGDISGLKEVSESSLYEHYKNIIDNYPLKVFVTGDVPIEKLEWIKQNLLKIRHNGEKDNNNNNKYNGEYFLAESNKVEEVKQVTEHMAVNQAKLSLGFRTNVLPTEKDYYPLIVFDSILGGGVYSKLFQKVREEAGLAYYIFSQLEKFKGLLLITCGIEIKDRNRAVDIILKQIDSIKSGNITQYEHESAIKSIETGIGFLKDNQLKITDYYFSQILATTNDNFQTLADKIKRVSIEDVINVSKKIELDTIYFLASNGQ, encoded by the coding sequence ATACTGTTTCAAAAAATGCGTTAGTACCTGCTGTTTTAAGGCGGGGCTGCAAAAGTTACCCCACCATGTCTGACATATCTTTACGGCTGGAAGAACTCTATGGGGGATCTTTTGATTGTGGCGTGGCTAAAAAAGGGGAATACCACGTAATATATTTTCATACCGAATGTATCGCTGAAAAATATGTGGCCGATATGAAAGATTTTTTTAAAAAACCTTTTGAATTGATAGTCGATATTATTACTAGTCCGGTAATTGAAAATGGTATTTTCAAAAGGGAATATGTTGTACAGGAAAAGGAAAGTCTTAAAAGGCTCATTGAAAGAAGAGTGAACGACAAGGTACAATATGCAATAGAAAGATGCTTTGAAGAAATGTGTAAAGATGAGCCTTTTGGAATTTATGATTATGGAGATATATCAGGGTTGAAAGAAGTATCAGAAAGCAGCCTATATGAACATTATAAAAATATTATTGACAATTACCCGTTAAAGGTATTTGTAACTGGAGATGTTCCAATAGAAAAACTGGAATGGATAAAGCAAAACCTTTTAAAAATACGGCACAATGGGGAAAAAGATAATAATAATAATAATAAATATAACGGAGAATATTTCCTTGCTGAAAGTAATAAAGTAGAGGAAGTAAAGCAAGTAACAGAGCACATGGCTGTTAACCAGGCTAAATTGTCTTTGGGTTTTAGAACGAATGTATTACCGACAGAAAAGGATTATTATCCTCTTATAGTTTTCGACAGCATATTGGGGGGAGGAGTGTATTCAAAGTTGTTTCAGAAAGTAAGAGAGGAAGCGGGTCTCGCTTATTATATATTTTCACAATTGGAGAAATTCAAAGGTTTATTGTTGATTACCTGTGGGATAGAGATTAAAGATAGAAATAGAGCTGTTGATATTATATTAAAACAGATTGATAGTATAAAATCAGGCAATATTACCCAGTATGAACATGAATCAGCTATAAAGTCAATTGAAACAGGTATAGGCTTCCTTAAAGATAATCAGTTAAAAATAACCGATTATTATTTTAGTCAAATACTTGCAACTACAAATGACAACTTTCAAACATTGGCAGACAAAATAAAAAGGGTTTCAATAGAAGATGTTATAAATGTTTCAAAAAAAATAGAGTTAGACACAATTTATTTCCTGGCATCAAATGGACAATAG